Proteins encoded by one window of Polyangia bacterium:
- a CDS encoding HAD-IIB family hydrolase has protein sequence MRYHVLASDYDGTLASDGRVEPAMLAALERVRASGRKVLLVTGRQVDDLLTVFPQVTLFDRVVAENGAVIYNPTTRERRALAEPPRADFVALLRKRGVEPLAVGQVIVATWQPHEATTLDVIRTLGLELQVIFNKGAVMVLPSGINKAFGLQAALAELGLHAHDCVGVGDAENDHAFLAVCECAVAVANALPMLKDRADLVTTGARGDGVRELCDALVDGDLAAVGARLGRHDLTIGHTIPDGQPVNVAAYGPPLLITGTSGGGKSTLATTLLEALGGAGYQYCVVDPEGDHSEIGGAAVLGGAGHPPGVQEVLEVLATPGNNAIANLVGVSFSDRPAFLDALLPRLQEMRARTGRPHWIVVDEAHHLLPHDRPEASSAFPAQPHNLVLITVHPEHVSTAVLRPVRLAIAIGAEPARTLAEFARALGVSAPAVPLAELPRGEALAWRPEQKTAAVRFKVDQPRAQRRRHIRKYATGELGPDRSFYFRGPGDRLNLRAQNLAIFLQVADGVDDETWLFHLRRGDYARWFRDSIKDAELAGEVAAVASSAADDPVASRQRIRSAVEQRYTAPE, from the coding sequence ATGCGCTACCACGTGCTTGCCTCCGACTATGATGGGACGTTGGCCAGCGACGGGCGCGTGGAGCCAGCGATGCTGGCGGCGCTCGAGCGGGTGCGGGCGTCGGGGCGCAAGGTCTTGCTGGTCACGGGCCGTCAGGTCGACGATTTGCTGACGGTGTTTCCCCAGGTGACGCTGTTCGATCGGGTCGTCGCCGAGAACGGCGCGGTCATTTACAACCCGACCACCCGTGAACGCCGGGCCCTGGCCGAGCCACCGCGCGCGGACTTTGTCGCGCTGTTGCGCAAGCGGGGTGTCGAGCCGTTGGCCGTGGGGCAGGTCATCGTCGCCACCTGGCAGCCGCACGAAGCCACCACGCTGGACGTGATCCGCACGCTGGGGTTAGAGCTGCAAGTCATCTTCAACAAGGGCGCGGTGATGGTGCTTCCGTCCGGCATCAACAAAGCGTTCGGCCTGCAAGCGGCGCTGGCCGAGCTGGGGCTGCACGCCCACGACTGCGTCGGCGTCGGCGACGCCGAAAACGATCACGCCTTCCTGGCCGTGTGCGAGTGCGCGGTGGCGGTGGCGAACGCCTTGCCCATGCTGAAAGACCGCGCCGATCTGGTCACCACCGGCGCGCGCGGCGACGGCGTGCGCGAGCTGTGCGACGCCCTGGTCGACGGTGATCTGGCGGCGGTCGGCGCCCGTCTCGGACGGCACGACTTGACGATCGGCCACACGATTCCCGACGGACAACCGGTCAATGTGGCGGCGTACGGACCGCCACTGCTTATCACCGGGACCTCGGGCGGCGGCAAGTCGACGCTGGCCACCACGCTGCTGGAAGCGCTGGGCGGGGCCGGTTACCAATATTGCGTCGTCGATCCGGAGGGCGACCACAGCGAGATCGGAGGCGCTGCGGTGTTGGGCGGCGCGGGTCATCCTCCCGGCGTCCAAGAGGTGCTGGAGGTTCTGGCCACCCCCGGGAACAACGCCATCGCGAACCTGGTCGGTGTTTCCTTCAGCGATCGGCCGGCGTTTCTCGACGCCTTGTTGCCGCGGCTGCAAGAGATGCGGGCCCGCACTGGCCGGCCGCACTGGATCGTCGTCGACGAGGCGCACCATCTTTTGCCGCACGATCGCCCGGAGGCTTCGTCAGCCTTCCCGGCGCAGCCGCACAACCTGGTCCTCATCACGGTTCACCCGGAGCACGTCTCGACGGCGGTCTTGCGTCCGGTCAGGCTGGCCATCGCCATCGGCGCCGAGCCGGCCCGCACCCTGGCCGAGTTCGCGCGCGCGCTGGGTGTGAGCGCGCCTGCGGTGCCGCTCGCCGAGCTGCCGCGCGGCGAGGCGCTGGCCTGGCGGCCGGAACAGAAGACAGCGGCGGTGCGCTTCAAGGTCGATCAGCCACGCGCTCAACGCCGCCGCCACATTCGTAAATACGCCACCGGCGAGCTGGGGCCAGATCGCAGCTTTTATTTTCGAGGGCCCGGCGATCGCCTGAATCTGCGCGCGCAGAATCTGGCGATCTTTCTTCAAGTGGCCGACGGCGTCGACGACGAGACCTGGCTTTTCCACCTGCGGCGAGGTGATTACGCGCGCTGGTTTCGCGATTCGATCAAGGACGCCGAGCTGGCCGGGGAAGTGGCAGCGGTGGCATCCAGCGCCGCCGATGATCCGGTTGCTTCGCGCCAACGCATTCGCAGCGCTGTCGAGCAGCGCTATACCGCGCCGGAGTGA
- a CDS encoding bifunctional alpha,alpha-trehalose-phosphate synthase (UDP-forming)/trehalose-phosphatase, with product MRRVILVSNRLPVAVSRRDGVLSVDRSSGGLATGLGRVHNQGDSVWIGWSGYSDALDAAEQSALDRQFEELRVVSVPLSHDEVERYYEEFCNGVLWPLFHYLIGQLPPDVHGFELYESINRRFADAVVAQYRPGDVIWIHDYQLMLVPQMVREQLPGARIGFFLHIPFPASDVFRTLPFRDRLLQGLLGADLVGFHTAEYMRHFASAALRILGVGTDVDCLRWDQRSVRLGVFPMGVDAQHFAELAESPGVKEQVRVLRNGGQTQLLVGIDRLDYTKGIPRRLIAYERLLLEHPELREKVRLIQVAVPSRTNVDAYQTFREQVDTMIGRIHGAFATPNWVPIHYIFRGLPEDEVVALYCAADVMLVTPVRDGMNLVAKEFVASRNDDGGVLVLSEFAGAAHELAEAVHVNPFDSVGMAESFARALDMPTDERATRMQALRRRVFGFNVHRWAELFLSRLDQDTEEATASARVLGESSIRELAKQMAAAQQLILLVDYDGTLVPIASTPELARPDAAVMTLLAKVAARPGTEVHVVSGRPRDTLERWLGRLPIYLHAEHGSWSRAPGQPGVALEESLPAPWREKVRSILREYADRTPGTLVEEKPTGLAWHYRMADPEFGPLQANELRVHLTELLSNTPVQILSGRKVIELRQHGVHKGLVVAPILARHPEALMVAMGDDTTDDDLFASLPPNAISIHVGPAEFRSTLRMRSPSDVRLLLSLIAEVPPPVPPLKTPVAAVVAT from the coding sequence GTGCGTCGGGTCATTCTGGTCTCCAATCGTCTGCCCGTCGCGGTGAGCCGTCGTGACGGTGTGCTGTCCGTCGACCGCAGCAGCGGCGGGCTGGCCACTGGCCTCGGGCGCGTCCACAACCAGGGCGACAGCGTGTGGATCGGATGGTCGGGTTACAGCGACGCGCTGGACGCCGCCGAGCAAAGCGCGCTGGACCGCCAGTTCGAAGAGCTGCGGGTGGTTTCCGTGCCGCTGTCGCACGACGAGGTCGAGCGTTACTACGAAGAGTTCTGCAACGGCGTGCTGTGGCCGCTGTTTCATTATCTGATCGGCCAGCTGCCCCCCGATGTGCACGGCTTTGAGCTGTACGAGTCGATCAACCGCCGGTTCGCCGACGCGGTGGTGGCGCAGTACCGGCCGGGCGACGTGATCTGGATTCACGACTATCAGTTGATGCTGGTGCCGCAGATGGTGCGCGAGCAGCTTCCCGGCGCGCGCATCGGATTTTTTCTGCACATCCCTTTCCCGGCGTCGGACGTGTTCCGCACGCTGCCGTTTCGGGATCGCCTGCTGCAAGGCCTGCTGGGCGCCGACCTGGTAGGGTTTCACACCGCCGAATACATGCGCCACTTCGCCTCGGCCGCGCTGCGCATCCTGGGCGTGGGCACCGACGTCGACTGCCTGCGCTGGGATCAGCGTTCCGTGCGCCTGGGCGTCTTCCCGATGGGCGTCGACGCTCAGCACTTCGCCGAGCTGGCGGAGTCGCCGGGCGTCAAGGAGCAGGTGCGCGTCCTGCGCAACGGAGGCCAGACCCAGCTGCTGGTGGGGATCGATCGCCTGGACTACACCAAGGGCATACCGCGACGCCTGATCGCCTACGAACGCCTGCTGCTCGAGCATCCGGAGCTGCGCGAGAAGGTCCGCCTGATCCAGGTGGCGGTTCCTTCGCGCACCAACGTCGACGCCTACCAGACGTTTCGCGAGCAGGTGGACACGATGATCGGGCGCATTCACGGCGCCTTCGCCACACCGAACTGGGTGCCGATCCACTACATCTTTCGTGGCCTACCAGAGGACGAGGTGGTGGCGCTCTATTGCGCCGCCGACGTCATGCTGGTGACGCCGGTTCGGGACGGCATGAACCTCGTGGCCAAGGAGTTCGTCGCCTCGCGCAACGACGACGGCGGCGTGCTGGTGCTGAGCGAGTTCGCCGGCGCGGCCCACGAGTTGGCCGAGGCGGTGCACGTCAACCCGTTCGATTCGGTGGGCATGGCCGAAAGTTTTGCCCGCGCCCTGGACATGCCGACCGACGAGCGGGCCACGCGCATGCAGGCCTTGCGGCGACGGGTGTTCGGGTTCAATGTGCACCGCTGGGCCGAACTTTTTCTGTCGCGCCTCGACCAGGACACCGAGGAGGCCACCGCGTCTGCGCGCGTCCTGGGCGAATCGTCGATCCGTGAGCTGGCCAAGCAGATGGCCGCCGCCCAGCAGCTGATCCTGCTGGTCGATTACGACGGCACGCTGGTGCCCATCGCCAGCACGCCCGAACTGGCGCGTCCCGACGCTGCGGTCATGACGTTGCTGGCCAAGGTGGCGGCGCGGCCGGGCACCGAGGTGCACGTGGTCAGCGGGCGGCCGCGCGACACGTTGGAGCGCTGGCTGGGACGGCTGCCGATCTATCTTCACGCCGAACACGGCTCGTGGTCGCGCGCGCCTGGACAGCCGGGCGTGGCCCTGGAAGAAAGCTTGCCGGCGCCCTGGCGCGAGAAGGTCCGGAGCATCCTGCGCGAGTACGCCGATCGCACGCCGGGCACGCTGGTCGAGGAGAAACCGACCGGCCTGGCCTGGCACTATCGGATGGCCGATCCGGAGTTCGGCCCGCTGCAGGCCAACGAGCTGCGCGTTCACCTGACCGAGCTTCTGAGCAACACGCCGGTGCAGATCCTGTCCGGGCGCAAGGTCATCGAGCTGCGCCAGCACGGCGTGCACAAGGGTCTCGTGGTGGCGCCCATTCTGGCGCGTCACCCCGAGGCGTTGATGGTGGCGATGGGGGACGACACCACCGACGACGATCTGTTCGCGTCGCTGCCGCCGAACGCCATCAGCATCCACGTCGGCCCGGCCGAGTTCCGTTCGACGCTGCGCATGCGCAGTCCAAGCGACGTGCGGTTGCTGCTTAGCCTGATCGCCGAGGTGCCGCCGCCCGTGCCGCCGCTCAAGACACCAGTCGCTGCGGTGGTGGCGACCTAG
- a CDS encoding glycoside hydrolase family 15 protein, with protein MALADLGIVGNCRVAAHVRRDGAIVWSCMPRFDSPPLFAALLDETDGGQFLIGPATPVPGVQRYIPNTNVLETRFDAPDGAFRVIDFAPRFIRHDRSFMPTKLVRIVEPLSGTPRIRVLCDPILGWSRKRPRPEFGSHHVSYLGFSDELRLTTDAPLTYLTGDPFALTATRHFVLAWGAPVQEPLQALCEQFLLETTRYWQQWVKHCDIPPIYQEEVIRSALALKLHCFEDTGAIVAALTTSIPEAPGSGRTWDYRYCWLRDAFYTLNAFRLLGHFEEREQFLGFLLNVASAAPDLDLAPLYRIDGRSDLAEEILTDWPGYQGEKPVRVGNGAAVHKQYDVFGEMILALTPLFLDARFREQVTAPVMDLATRLCRRAVAVAGQPDAGIWEFRSEWKPQTFSSLMCWAAADRMSHIAHRHRPADAQEFAAAATKIRDELLAKAVDPKRGCLVADYGGHEVDAALLQAITLGLLPPSDPRMHETVKAVRADLGHNGWLKRYRTNDGFGTPVVAFTLCTFWLVDALARLGRTEEAQAVLAKVREIQSPLGLLSEDFDPDTGLMWGNFPQAYSHVGLIHAAFAASPRWSDFGS; from the coding sequence ATGGCGTTGGCTGACCTTGGCATTGTCGGGAACTGTCGGGTGGCGGCGCATGTACGGCGAGACGGCGCCATCGTCTGGTCGTGCATGCCGCGCTTCGATTCGCCGCCGCTGTTCGCGGCCTTGCTCGACGAGACCGACGGCGGGCAATTTCTGATCGGCCCGGCGACGCCGGTGCCCGGTGTGCAGCGCTATATCCCCAACACGAACGTGCTGGAGACGCGCTTCGACGCCCCCGACGGCGCGTTTCGAGTGATTGATTTCGCGCCGCGTTTTATTCGCCACGATCGCAGCTTCATGCCGACCAAGCTGGTGCGCATCGTGGAACCGCTGTCGGGCACGCCTCGCATCCGGGTGCTGTGCGATCCGATCCTCGGCTGGTCGCGAAAACGGCCGCGGCCCGAGTTCGGCTCGCACCACGTCAGCTATCTCGGTTTCAGCGACGAGCTGCGCCTGACCACCGACGCCCCGCTGACCTACCTGACCGGCGATCCGTTCGCGCTGACCGCAACCCGCCACTTCGTGCTGGCCTGGGGCGCGCCGGTGCAAGAACCGCTGCAAGCGCTGTGTGAACAATTCCTGCTTGAGACCACCCGTTACTGGCAACAGTGGGTCAAGCACTGCGACATCCCGCCCATCTATCAAGAAGAGGTCATCCGGTCGGCGCTGGCGCTGAAGCTGCACTGCTTCGAAGACACCGGCGCCATCGTCGCCGCGCTGACCACGTCGATCCCGGAGGCGCCCGGATCGGGACGGACCTGGGACTATCGCTATTGCTGGCTGCGCGACGCCTTTTACACCTTGAACGCCTTTCGCCTGCTGGGGCACTTTGAAGAGCGCGAGCAGTTCCTGGGCTTCCTGCTGAATGTGGCCTCGGCGGCGCCTGATCTCGATCTGGCGCCGCTTTATCGCATCGACGGACGATCCGACCTGGCCGAAGAGATCTTGACCGATTGGCCGGGATACCAAGGCGAAAAGCCGGTGCGAGTGGGCAACGGCGCGGCCGTGCACAAACAGTACGACGTCTTCGGTGAGATGATCCTGGCGCTGACGCCGCTGTTTCTGGACGCGCGCTTTCGCGAGCAGGTGACGGCGCCGGTGATGGATCTGGCCACGCGTCTGTGCCGGCGCGCCGTCGCGGTGGCGGGCCAGCCTGACGCAGGGATCTGGGAGTTTCGTTCCGAATGGAAGCCGCAGACGTTCAGCTCGCTCATGTGCTGGGCGGCCGCCGATCGCATGAGCCACATCGCTCATCGCCACCGCCCCGCCGACGCCCAGGAGTTCGCCGCCGCCGCCACCAAGATCCGCGACGAGCTGCTGGCCAAGGCCGTCGATCCCAAACGCGGCTGTTTGGTGGCCGACTATGGCGGCCACGAGGTCGACGCGGCCCTGTTGCAGGCGATCACGCTGGGCCTTTTACCGCCCAGCGATCCGCGCATGCACGAGACGGTCAAGGCGGTGCGCGCTGATCTCGGCCACAACGGCTGGTTGAAACGCTACCGGACCAACGACGGCTTCGGCACTCCGGTGGTCGCCTTCACCCTGTGCACGTTCTGGTTGGTCGACGCCCTGGCCCGCCTGGGCCGAACGGAAGAGGCGCAGGCGGTGCTGGCCAAGGTGCGTGAGATCCAGTCGCCGCTGGGCCTCCTGTCGGAAGACTTCGATCCCGACACCGGCCTTATGTGGGGCAATTTCCCGCAGGCCTATTCGCACGTCGGGTTGATTCACGCGGCTTTTGCCGCCTCGCCGCGCTGGTCGGACTTCGGCTCGTAA
- a CDS encoding VOC family protein, producing the protein MQKITTFLTYNNQAEEAATLYTSIFKNSKILTVSKYGEGGPGPKGSVMAVTFELEGQEFFALNGGASFTFSQGISLFVNCETQAEVDELWEKLSADGGQPGPCGWTKDRFGVSWQVVPAMLFKLISDKDPAKSKRVMQAMMAMGKLDIAGLKRAYEG; encoded by the coding sequence ATGCAAAAGATCACCACGTTCCTGACCTACAACAACCAGGCCGAGGAAGCGGCCACCCTCTACACGTCGATCTTCAAGAATTCGAAGATCCTCACCGTCAGCAAATACGGCGAGGGCGGGCCCGGACCGAAGGGCTCGGTCATGGCGGTGACCTTCGAACTGGAGGGACAAGAGTTCTTCGCCCTGAACGGCGGTGCGTCGTTCACCTTCTCGCAAGGCATCTCGCTGTTCGTCAACTGCGAGACGCAGGCCGAGGTCGACGAATTATGGGAGAAACTGTCCGCCGACGGCGGTCAGCCCGGGCCGTGCGGCTGGACCAAGGACAGGTTCGGCGTCTCCTGGCAGGTGGTGCCAGCGATGCTGTTCAAACTGATCAGCGACAAGGATCCGGCGAAATCCAAGCGCGTGATGCAGGCGATGATGGCGATGGGCAAACTGGACATCGCCGGCCTCAAGCGCGCGTACGAAGGCTGA
- a CDS encoding DUF1592 domain-containing protein, which produces MRATAFVWTLIAIGSVGCSGEIGGSNTGTTSGGGNNMPPNTTGGGGGSSNQPIGAEQPSPRLVRQLTANEYRSTVADLLQISAPNTTDIPPDVSVRGYSTNAASAFVDMSNVDKYQSVGDALADRAVQESFSKLVSCQTQDTACATTFVQQFGLRAFRRPLPADEQTRYLTLFDPSVTGGDFKTGVGLVIKAMLISPFFLMRSELGDDKGSGKFVLSPFEIASALSYAYWGTMPDDALFSSAQSGALANKKEIETQVRRLLADPRGRARVAAFAGEWLEASRAYVATKDPATFPALKDAPTSAAIVNAMKAEEDAFITNIVFDSTKKWSELFSADYTFVNDQLATYYGLPTPGSGANVSKVSLGAGSARGGLLTMGMFLFGHARADQSSPTQRGHAIRANMFCSDVPPPPPGVDVTIKAGTPGNTGREQIQALTGSGMCNTCHSLMNPIGFGLEGFDGAAQPRTMDHGEMVDTSGTINGITAAPINFNGAKELSNIVAGSKDAQACLATNYFRYLRGFDPQQTGDPADGNAVQKLGQDFVTNNLDLPELFVQVALQDSFTARRSVEALNR; this is translated from the coding sequence AATAACATGCCACCGAACACCACCGGCGGCGGTGGCGGTTCTTCGAACCAACCGATCGGTGCCGAACAGCCGAGCCCCCGACTGGTGCGGCAATTGACCGCCAATGAGTATCGCAGCACGGTCGCCGACTTGCTGCAGATCAGCGCCCCGAACACCACGGACATTCCGCCTGACGTTTCGGTGCGCGGGTACAGTACCAACGCCGCCAGTGCGTTCGTCGACATGAGCAACGTCGATAAGTATCAGTCGGTGGGCGACGCCCTGGCCGATCGGGCGGTTCAAGAATCGTTCAGCAAGCTGGTCTCCTGTCAGACCCAGGACACGGCGTGCGCCACCACTTTCGTGCAGCAGTTCGGGCTGCGCGCCTTCCGGCGTCCGCTGCCGGCAGACGAGCAGACCCGTTACCTGACGCTGTTTGACCCCAGCGTGACCGGCGGCGACTTCAAGACCGGCGTCGGCCTGGTGATCAAGGCCATGTTGATCTCGCCGTTCTTCCTGATGCGCAGCGAGCTCGGCGACGACAAAGGCAGCGGTAAGTTTGTGCTGTCGCCGTTCGAGATCGCCTCGGCGCTGTCCTACGCCTACTGGGGCACCATGCCGGACGATGCGCTGTTCTCGTCGGCCCAAAGCGGCGCCTTGGCCAACAAGAAGGAGATCGAGACGCAGGTCCGCCGCTTGCTGGCGGATCCGCGCGGGCGCGCCCGGGTGGCGGCGTTCGCCGGTGAATGGCTGGAGGCCTCGCGCGCTTACGTGGCGACCAAAGACCCGGCCACTTTCCCGGCGTTGAAAGACGCTCCCACCAGCGCCGCCATCGTCAACGCCATGAAGGCCGAAGAAGACGCCTTCATCACCAATATCGTCTTCGACTCGACCAAGAAGTGGAGCGAGCTTTTCTCGGCCGACTACACCTTCGTCAACGATCAGCTTGCGACGTACTACGGCCTGCCGACGCCCGGCTCGGGCGCGAACGTCAGCAAGGTTTCGCTGGGCGCGGGCTCGGCGCGCGGCGGGCTTTTGACGATGGGCATGTTCCTGTTCGGCCACGCCCGCGCTGATCAGTCTTCGCCCACCCAGCGCGGTCACGCCATTCGCGCCAACATGTTCTGCTCGGATGTGCCGCCGCCACCGCCCGGCGTCGACGTGACCATCAAGGCCGGTACGCCCGGCAATACTGGCCGCGAACAGATCCAGGCGCTAACCGGCAGCGGAATGTGCAACACCTGCCACAGCCTGATGAACCCCATCGGCTTTGGTCTGGAAGGATTCGACGGCGCTGCCCAGCCGCGCACCATGGACCACGGCGAGATGGTGGATACCTCAGGGACCATCAACGGCATCACGGCCGCGCCGATCAACTTCAACGGCGCCAAGGAGCTGTCCAACATCGTCGCCGGCAGCAAAGACGCCCAGGCCTGTCTGGCAACCAATTACTTCCGATACCTCCGCGGCTTCGATCCGCAACAGACAGGTGACCCGGCCGATGGCAATGCGGTGCAAAAGTTGGGACAGGATTTCGTGACCAACAATCTCGATTTGCCCGAGCTGTTCGTGCAAGTGGCCCTTCAAGATTCGTTCACCGCTCGTCGGTCCGTGGAGGCTTTGAACCGATGA
- a CDS encoding DUF1552 domain-containing protein: MKKIKRRGIIKGLAASALAAPLAQAFRMHTGRAATTGPVPKVVFFYTPCGVEPPMWHTTDTGATFTLPRLSAPLQPFASDCIFMDGISMVPLNDHQGGSQQMLAGDEKDVTTLDLQLGDFLKALTPISSLELGVQTRISKGGTPTVPHPHFTRISLAHEVFAEDNPLAAFSSVFGSGAPATMNNSADAMKAAMLLAKQRKSVLDIATADLNSLTSRLPNSEKNKIASYTDAVRTLEMRLTDPANMSNSAMCTDFSTFNPTHFMVPQVSDFTQSTYEQTAGQGTVADLQMEISRLALACGRTRVITLLYGHTNAHNPITGLGPFGVHDASHFNAPPGQLVGNATPAQVDAKLTAWRNYREWFAQRLAQFVTSMKATPDPDMPGTTLFDNTIIFHCSELGDGGPHKTDRIPFVFIGGRNLGFKLGQAINFTNGVPAYSGGLHSGLRYMSHSPLLTIIAQKMGMVKPGDQITRTTPSGPITGSLYGFTGPQALDPMSIGIV; encoded by the coding sequence ATGAAAAAGATTAAACGGCGAGGAATCATCAAAGGCCTGGCGGCCAGCGCCCTGGCGGCGCCGCTGGCGCAGGCGTTCCGGATGCACACCGGACGCGCCGCCACCACCGGTCCGGTGCCGAAGGTGGTGTTCTTTTACACCCCGTGCGGCGTGGAGCCGCCGATGTGGCACACCACGGACACCGGCGCGACCTTCACCCTGCCACGGCTGTCGGCACCGCTGCAGCCCTTCGCCTCCGATTGCATCTTCATGGACGGCATCTCGATGGTGCCGCTCAACGACCACCAGGGCGGTTCGCAGCAGATGCTGGCCGGCGATGAAAAGGACGTCACCACGCTGGACCTGCAACTGGGCGACTTCCTGAAGGCCCTGACGCCGATCTCGTCGCTGGAGCTGGGCGTGCAGACGCGCATCAGCAAGGGCGGAACGCCGACGGTGCCGCACCCGCACTTCACGCGCATCTCCCTGGCGCACGAGGTGTTCGCCGAGGACAACCCACTGGCGGCCTTCAGCTCGGTGTTCGGCTCGGGCGCACCCGCCACCATGAACAACAGCGCGGACGCCATGAAGGCGGCCATGCTGCTGGCCAAGCAGCGCAAGAGCGTGCTGGACATCGCCACCGCGGATCTGAACTCGCTGACCAGCCGGCTCCCCAATTCGGAGAAGAACAAGATCGCGTCGTACACCGACGCGGTCCGCACGTTGGAGATGCGCCTGACCGATCCGGCGAACATGTCGAACTCGGCGATGTGCACGGATTTCTCCACCTTCAACCCGACGCACTTCATGGTTCCGCAGGTCAGCGACTTCACCCAGTCGACGTACGAACAGACCGCCGGCCAGGGAACGGTGGCGGATCTGCAGATGGAGATCTCACGGCTGGCCCTGGCCTGCGGCCGCACGCGCGTGATCACGCTGCTGTACGGCCACACCAACGCGCACAACCCCATCACCGGGCTGGGGCCGTTCGGTGTGCACGACGCCTCGCACTTCAACGCCCCTCCCGGCCAGCTGGTCGGCAACGCCACCCCTGCGCAGGTCGACGCCAAGCTGACCGCCTGGCGCAACTACCGCGAGTGGTTCGCGCAGCGCCTGGCCCAGTTCGTGACCAGCATGAAGGCCACGCCCGACCCGGACATGCCCGGGACGACGTTGTTCGACAACACCATCATCTTTCATTGCTCCGAGCTGGGCGACGGTGGACCGCACAAGACTGACCGCATACCCTTCGTGTTCATCGGCGGCCGCAACCTGGGCTTCAAGCTGGGCCAGGCCATCAACTTCACCAACGGCGTTCCCGCGTACAGCGGCGGCTTGCACAGCGGCCTGCGGTACATGTCACACTCGCCCCTGCTCACTATCATCGCCCAGAAGATGGGCATGGTGAAGCCGGGCGATCAGATCACGCGGACCACGCCCAGCGGGCCGATCACCGGATCGCTCTACGGCTTCACCGGTCCGCAGGCACTGGACCCGATGTCCATCGGCATCGTCTAG
- a CDS encoding MFS transporter encodes MLLDLSPLRRHRDFRRLFVGQFVSFFGSMITYVAVPYQVYQLTSSSLMVGLLGTVQLIPLLLFGLWGGAYADALDRRRLLITAEALLTLVSLGLAVNAWMARPSVLVVFVLSGLMSAINGFHRPTLEAMSPRLVERDELPATAALASLRSNLGALAGPAVGGVCIAVFGLGATYLIDVATFVVSLAALAMMASMPPSAEVSKPSLRSIVEGLTYARRRPELIGTYVVDIVAMTFAMPMALFPALAQRWGGPTAVGWLYSSMSIGSLVTTLFSGWTKKVARRGAAVVLAAASWGVAVVALGYAPNLPAAVLCLVLAGAADMLSGLFRMTIWNETIPAHLRGRLAGVEMISYMTGPLLGNARAGWMASLRSVSFSIVGGGAICVVGVLLCIPLLPAFWRYRPPSLPPAEDGA; translated from the coding sequence ATGCTGCTTGATCTGTCTCCGCTCCGTCGCCACCGCGATTTTCGCCGGTTATTCGTCGGCCAGTTCGTCTCGTTCTTCGGCAGCATGATCACGTACGTGGCGGTGCCGTATCAAGTGTACCAGCTGACCTCGTCCAGCTTGATGGTGGGCCTGCTGGGCACGGTGCAGTTGATCCCGCTCTTGCTGTTCGGTCTGTGGGGCGGCGCCTACGCCGACGCCCTGGATCGCCGGCGCCTGCTGATCACCGCCGAAGCGCTGCTGACGCTGGTCTCGCTGGGCCTGGCGGTGAACGCCTGGATGGCCCGACCCAGCGTGCTGGTCGTCTTCGTCCTCAGCGGGCTGATGTCGGCGATCAACGGCTTTCATCGCCCGACCCTGGAGGCGATGTCGCCCCGCCTGGTCGAGCGCGACGAGCTGCCGGCGACGGCGGCCCTGGCGTCATTGCGTTCCAACTTGGGTGCGCTGGCCGGCCCGGCGGTGGGCGGCGTGTGCATCGCCGTCTTCGGTTTGGGCGCGACGTACCTTATCGACGTGGCGACCTTCGTGGTGTCGCTGGCCGCGCTGGCCATGATGGCGTCCATGCCGCCGTCTGCCGAGGTGAGCAAGCCCAGCTTGCGCAGCATCGTCGAAGGCCTCACCTACGCGCGCCGCCGTCCCGAATTGATCGGCACCTACGTGGTCGACATCGTGGCGATGACCTTCGCCATGCCGATGGCCCTGTTTCCGGCGTTGGCGCAGCGGTGGGGCGGGCCGACGGCGGTGGGGTGGCTGTACTCGTCGATGTCGATCGGCAGCCTGGTGACGACGTTGTTCAGCGGCTGGACGAAGAAGGTGGCCCGTCGAGGCGCGGCGGTGGTGCTGGCGGCGGCATCGTGGGGCGTGGCGGTGGTGGCGCTGGGTTATGCGCCGAATCTGCCGGCGGCGGTGCTGTGCCTGGTCCTGGCCGGCGCCGCCGACATGCTGAGCGGCCTGTTCCGCATGACCATCTGGAACGAGACCATCCCTGCCCACCTGCGTGGTCGGTTGGCCGGTGTCGAAATGATCAGCTACATGACCGGCCCGCTTTTGGGCAACGCGCGCGCCGGTTGGATGGCGTCGCTGCGCTCGGTTTCGTTTTCCATCGTCGGTGGCGGCGCCATCTGCGTGGTGGGCGTGCTTCTGTGTATTCCATTGTTGCCGGCGTTCTGGCGCTATCGTCCGCCGTCGCTGCCGCCGGCCGAAGACGGCGCCTGA